A DNA window from Paenibacillus sp. HWE-109 contains the following coding sequences:
- a CDS encoding alpha-glycosidase, whose amino-acid sequence MIFEAIYHRAADSYCYAYDDNLIHIRLRTKKDDLGVVKAIHGDKYDWEHTVSEKPLNKIASDELFDYWQVEIAPEHFRLRYAFELVSGEQTYWYTESGFSKEKPKDPLKFFDYPFLWPSEVLKPPGWVKEAVFYQIFPERYANGDPGNDPANVRPWEDVDPGPHDFYGGDLQGVLDRIDYISSLGVNAIYFTPIFEAKTNHKYDTADYLKVDPHFGDIALLKKLVHAFHDRGIRVILDAVFNHSGFWFAPFQDVVEKGPGSAYWDWFHIKEYPLKYEPRPSYHCFAFESHMPKLNTSNPEVRHYLLNVAQYWVKECDIDGWRLDVANEVDHAFWREFRKELKAIKPDFYILGEIWHDAMPWLQGDQFDAVMNYPATEAIIDFFAKETMDAQQFSHQINRLLPQYPQQVNEAAFNILGSHDTPRLLTICGDEKRFQLAVLFQFIFLGVPCIYYGDEVGMRGGQDPDCRRPMIWDVDKQNHELLDFYRNLIALRKKHSALQEGSFRIVYAHNRQLAVQRQDANEQLLICFNHSEQSASLDFTLQTESSPTILMGSGTFNLAEKQISVRLPPCGWLVAASSL is encoded by the coding sequence ATGATTTTTGAAGCTATTTACCATAGAGCCGCTGATTCTTATTGCTACGCCTACGATGACAACTTGATCCATATCAGGTTGCGGACTAAGAAAGACGATCTTGGGGTGGTGAAAGCTATCCACGGAGATAAATATGATTGGGAACACACGGTAAGTGAGAAGCCACTTAATAAAATAGCCAGCGATGAGCTTTTTGATTATTGGCAAGTGGAAATCGCCCCTGAGCATTTTAGGTTAAGATACGCATTTGAATTGGTTTCGGGCGAGCAAACGTATTGGTACACGGAGAGTGGATTTTCCAAGGAAAAGCCTAAGGATCCACTGAAATTCTTTGATTATCCGTTCCTTTGGCCGAGTGAAGTTTTGAAGCCGCCGGGGTGGGTAAAAGAGGCCGTTTTTTATCAGATTTTCCCTGAACGTTATGCGAACGGTGATCCGGGCAATGATCCTGCGAATGTTCGTCCTTGGGAAGATGTCGATCCCGGTCCTCACGATTTCTACGGGGGAGATCTGCAAGGCGTACTAGACCGCATCGACTATATAAGCTCCCTTGGCGTTAATGCCATTTATTTTACGCCTATCTTTGAAGCGAAAACCAATCATAAATACGATACGGCCGATTATTTAAAAGTGGACCCGCATTTTGGCGACATCGCCTTATTGAAGAAATTGGTCCATGCTTTTCATGATCGCGGTATCCGCGTAATACTCGATGCGGTGTTTAATCACAGCGGCTTTTGGTTTGCTCCTTTTCAAGATGTGGTCGAAAAAGGGCCTGGTTCCGCGTATTGGGATTGGTTTCACATCAAAGAATATCCGCTGAAGTATGAACCAAGGCCTTCCTATCATTGTTTTGCTTTCGAGTCCCATATGCCGAAATTAAATACTTCGAATCCGGAAGTGAGGCATTATTTGCTGAACGTTGCGCAGTATTGGGTCAAAGAGTGCGATATTGACGGGTGGAGATTGGATGTTGCGAATGAAGTTGACCATGCATTTTGGCGGGAATTCCGCAAGGAATTAAAAGCAATCAAGCCTGATTTCTATATCTTGGGTGAGATTTGGCACGATGCCATGCCATGGCTTCAAGGAGATCAGTTCGATGCGGTCATGAACTATCCGGCTACGGAAGCCATCATTGACTTCTTTGCCAAAGAAACAATGGATGCGCAGCAGTTCTCCCATCAGATCAATCGGCTGCTGCCTCAGTATCCACAGCAGGTAAACGAGGCTGCCTTTAACATTCTGGGAAGTCACGATACGCCGAGACTGCTAACTATCTGTGGTGACGAGAAAAGATTCCAGCTTGCCGTCTTGTTTCAGTTTATTTTCCTAGGTGTGCCATGTATTTATTACGGGGACGAAGTGGGCATGAGAGGAGGCCAAGACCCCGATTGCCGGAGACCGATGATTTGGGACGTGGACAAACAAAATCACGAACTGCTTGATTTTTATCGGAATTTGATTGCTTTAAGAAAGAAACATTCAGCGCTGCAAGAGGGCTCATTTCGAATTGTATATGCGCACAATCGTCAGCTTGCCGTACAAAGGCAGGATGCCAATGAACAACTTCTCATTTGCTTTAATCACAGCGAGCAGTCGGCTTCGTTGGACTTCACATTGCAAACGGAATCGTCGCCTACTATTCTCATGGGCAGCGGGACATTCAACCTGGCTGAAAAGCAGATTTCTGTCCGCTTACCTCCATGCGGTTGGCTCGTTGCAGCTTCATCGTTGTAA
- a CDS encoding sugar ABC transporter permease, translating into MSKIKSNLIVVGIYMVFAVLLIAVIYPILWVIGTSLNPGNALLVSTMIPDEPTIAHYIDLIKNTDFVLWYQNTIKIAISNAIVSTALVAATAYAFSRFRFKGRKQGLMTLLILQMFPGFLSVMAIFVLLLQTKLLDTHLGLILIYAGGSISMGTWVMKGHFDTIPRSLEEAAFIDGASNMNVFFKIIFPLSLPAITFVALNSFITPFMDFILPQIVLRSSEKMTLAQGLYNMVANETNSSFTLFASGAVLVALPITLLYMYFQKYLINGITTGADKG; encoded by the coding sequence ATGTCTAAAATAAAATCCAACTTGATCGTCGTCGGGATTTACATGGTTTTTGCCGTGTTGCTAATTGCGGTGATCTACCCCATCCTTTGGGTTATTGGAACGTCGCTGAACCCGGGTAATGCCCTGCTGGTAAGTACCATGATTCCGGATGAGCCAACGATTGCCCACTACATCGACCTTATCAAGAACACTGATTTTGTGCTGTGGTATCAAAATACAATCAAGATCGCCATTTCGAATGCCATTGTGTCGACAGCCCTTGTGGCGGCGACAGCTTACGCATTCTCGAGATTTCGCTTCAAAGGCAGAAAACAAGGCTTAATGACCTTGTTGATTCTTCAAATGTTTCCTGGCTTCTTATCCGTCATGGCGATTTTTGTTTTGTTGTTGCAGACCAAATTGCTGGATACCCATCTGGGCTTAATCCTTATTTATGCGGGAGGCTCCATCTCGATGGGGACTTGGGTGATGAAGGGGCATTTCGATACCATCCCCAGAAGTCTGGAAGAGGCTGCATTTATCGATGGGGCAAGCAATATGAATGTGTTTTTTAAAATTATATTTCCCTTATCGCTGCCGGCGATTACCTTTGTTGCCCTGAACAGTTTTATAACACCTTTCATGGATTTCATTTTGCCGCAAATCGTGTTGAGATCGTCGGAGAAAATGACTTTAGCACAAGGCTTATATAATATGGTGGCCAACGAAACGAATTCCAGCTTTACGCTATTCGCATCCGGCGCTGTGCTGGTGGCATTGCCTATCACTCTTCTGTACATGTATTTCCAAAAATATTTAATTAACGGAATTACGACGGGGGCAGATAAAGGGTGA
- a CDS encoding LacI family DNA-binding transcriptional regulator translates to MKKATIKDIAGAAGVSIATVSYILNDVKTQSISDDTRVKVLKIAQQLKYVTNRTAQSLKIKKTGLIGILLFRDKDQNPWSDLKYVRTIYKIEQLCSKLGYHVLFMQIDSTAPSSKIIMERNLDGVFILNVDKEKFSTISNYFGFGIPIFVIDSYIEDNLFHKIMPNFEQSFRVLNELFAESPQFLIMDAYNNEELVELIKEKSNLDEERIYIYENTQSMHTFLSKFADRPGIVINEFLANEVYKTHKKTMAICTCHYPEILSEEMIKTQFELDDYEEIVHSMERYMNEQDYVNPEKFFLLTTKL, encoded by the coding sequence ATGAAAAAAGCAACGATAAAAGATATAGCTGGGGCGGCTGGCGTATCCATTGCCACAGTGTCTTACATTTTAAATGATGTCAAAACGCAGTCCATTTCCGATGATACACGCGTGAAGGTGCTGAAAATTGCCCAACAACTGAAATATGTGACAAACCGGACGGCGCAGTCGTTAAAAATTAAGAAAACAGGTCTGATTGGCATCCTGTTGTTTAGAGACAAAGATCAGAACCCATGGTCGGATTTGAAATATGTTAGAACGATATATAAGATCGAGCAATTATGCAGCAAGCTCGGCTACCATGTTCTTTTTATGCAAATCGACAGTACGGCACCTTCTTCTAAAATCATTATGGAAAGAAATTTGGACGGTGTTTTCATACTTAATGTGGATAAAGAAAAGTTCTCGACGATATCCAATTATTTCGGCTTCGGTATCCCGATATTTGTCATCGACAGTTATATTGAAGACAATTTATTTCATAAAATTATGCCGAACTTTGAGCAAAGCTTTCGCGTGTTGAATGAATTGTTCGCTGAATCTCCGCAGTTTCTCATTATGGATGCTTACAACAATGAAGAACTGGTGGAGCTCATTAAGGAGAAATCCAACTTGGATGAAGAGCGGATCTATATTTACGAGAACACCCAGAGTATGCATACTTTCTTATCCAAATTTGCCGATCGTCCGGGGATTGTCATCAATGAGTTTTTGGCTAATGAAGTGTACAAGACTCATAAGAAGACAATGGCGATATGCACGTGCCATTATCCGGAAATTCTCTCTGAAGAGATGATAAAAACCCAGTTTGAATTGGATGACTACGAAGAGATCGTGCATAGTATGGAGCGCTACATGAATGAGCAGGATTACGTAAACCCTGAGAAGTTTTTCTTATTGACCACCAAATTGTGA
- a CDS encoding family 78 glycoside hydrolase catalytic domain yields MAISRFQRRSPLPLEWGTDTSLIWHPAEVETHYEHPVQSYCQFRQSFELPADAKASGTLSIFADSRYIVYVNGMYAGRGPCRSDPRWQYVDELPVSRLLRPGRNCIAVMVLYYGYGTGQSIDRIPALLAELNVSVPGGETILLGTNSTWLCRKADAYDSQAPRVNGCQGPIEIYDARLEREDWHLPDTAVDGWEAARQRGFRLSPFWNFVRRSIPLLEEKELDALRFVSRGVIPRLPAPSGRMHLDIIEETKGMHLIEASPLDSPWDVGSERPSPDEAEVLTYDFGRIEPGYLQLEVTGTAGTIVDVVYAEELWEGKALLNGNNNRSLDRFILAEGRQQLEVGFGWKACRYVQLRVRHVDSRPVCVHRVGLRTRRYPVAQPAAFKCSDQTLQRIWDISEHTVRICMQDAFVDSPSREQQQWMGDGRWQALYQTYYSGDGRLHRKLLEQVGQSQDWQGMTAQRYPDGHHNYPPIPSFCLHWISSFGEYLDAYGDDGLLAEWWPNIVQALRWFSGFEDEDGLLVDVPYWAYVDAGEAPLGRWPDVERGGIVTALNLLYLEAMRQAISYAGLTGDHEAEAYYKKVSNRLADSIKQTLWLPEVGVYTECLVKGVPSVLYSESANALALVVLHAAEDERSQEIYHAVFSPEAAGGAIQASPFFMLTVYRALGKLGREERMLELVLERYGPMVEAGATTVWEWWGLFYQDKQSGEVHFSSACHAWGSMPVYMFLHAILGVRSLKPGHTVVEISPRLLGGLTWAEGSIPTTCGVLAVRVERETEHALEIRLNLTVPEGVTVLSQGVSYGVGKHVVYVE; encoded by the coding sequence GTGGCTATATCTCGATTTCAGAGACGCAGTCCCTTGCCATTGGAATGGGGGACGGATACGAGCCTTATCTGGCATCCTGCCGAGGTGGAAACGCATTATGAACACCCGGTGCAGTCTTATTGTCAATTCCGCCAAAGTTTTGAGCTCCCTGCGGATGCAAAGGCATCCGGAACGCTGAGCATTTTTGCTGACTCTAGATATATTGTATATGTGAATGGGATGTACGCGGGCCGAGGACCTTGCCGGAGTGACCCGAGATGGCAGTATGTCGACGAGCTTCCGGTTTCGAGGCTGCTTCGTCCAGGCCGCAACTGCATCGCTGTCATGGTACTGTATTACGGCTACGGAACTGGGCAATCAATCGATCGGATTCCCGCACTGCTGGCTGAGCTGAACGTTTCCGTGCCTGGAGGAGAGACGATCCTTCTGGGTACGAACTCTACATGGTTATGCCGCAAAGCGGACGCTTACGATTCTCAAGCCCCCCGGGTGAACGGCTGCCAAGGGCCCATCGAAATTTACGATGCCCGGCTGGAACGGGAGGACTGGCATCTGCCAGACACTGCGGTGGACGGCTGGGAGGCGGCCCGACAGCGAGGCTTCCGGCTGTCGCCCTTCTGGAACTTCGTGCGGAGATCCATTCCGCTGCTGGAGGAGAAGGAGCTGGATGCGCTGCGGTTTGTGAGCCGTGGCGTCATCCCTAGGCTTCCGGCACCTTCCGGGAGAATGCATCTGGATATCATTGAGGAAACGAAGGGCATGCATCTGATCGAGGCAAGCCCGTTGGATTCTCCCTGGGACGTAGGCTCTGAACGGCCTTCACCAGACGAGGCTGAAGTGCTGACTTACGATTTCGGCAGGATCGAGCCAGGGTATTTGCAGCTTGAGGTTACCGGTACCGCCGGGACCATCGTCGATGTGGTGTATGCCGAAGAGCTGTGGGAAGGCAAGGCGCTGCTTAACGGGAATAACAATCGTTCTCTGGATAGATTTATCCTCGCAGAGGGACGGCAGCAGCTGGAAGTGGGCTTTGGCTGGAAGGCGTGCCGCTACGTACAGCTGCGGGTTCGGCATGTGGATTCCCGCCCGGTTTGCGTGCACAGGGTAGGGCTGCGAACACGTCGCTATCCTGTGGCGCAGCCAGCGGCGTTCAAGTGCAGTGACCAGACGCTGCAGCGGATCTGGGACATCTCCGAGCATACGGTACGCATCTGTATGCAGGATGCTTTCGTCGATTCGCCAAGTCGCGAGCAGCAGCAGTGGATGGGGGATGGACGCTGGCAGGCGCTTTACCAGACGTATTATTCAGGGGATGGAAGGCTGCACCGCAAGCTTCTGGAACAGGTTGGCCAATCTCAGGATTGGCAGGGCATGACGGCTCAGCGGTATCCGGATGGACATCACAACTACCCGCCGATTCCGTCGTTTTGCCTGCACTGGATCAGTTCCTTCGGCGAGTATCTGGACGCTTACGGGGATGACGGGCTTCTGGCCGAATGGTGGCCGAACATCGTTCAGGCACTTCGCTGGTTCTCAGGTTTCGAGGACGAAGACGGGTTGCTTGTGGACGTACCGTACTGGGCCTATGTGGATGCGGGTGAGGCGCCCCTTGGCAGATGGCCGGACGTAGAACGCGGTGGGATCGTTACAGCGCTCAACTTGCTTTATCTGGAAGCGATGCGCCAAGCGATCAGCTATGCCGGACTGACCGGAGATCATGAGGCCGAGGCGTATTACAAGAAGGTAAGCAACCGGTTAGCGGACAGTATCAAGCAAACTTTATGGCTGCCGGAAGTCGGCGTCTACACGGAGTGTTTGGTCAAAGGCGTCCCTAGTGTACTATACAGTGAATCGGCGAACGCCCTAGCGCTGGTTGTTCTGCATGCGGCTGAAGACGAGCGAAGCCAAGAGATTTACCATGCGGTATTCTCGCCTGAAGCGGCAGGGGGAGCCATTCAAGCCAGCCCATTCTTCATGTTGACCGTTTACAGGGCACTCGGCAAGCTTGGCCGTGAAGAACGAATGCTGGAGCTGGTGCTTGAGAGGTACGGTCCGATGGTTGAAGCCGGTGCTACGACGGTATGGGAATGGTGGGGCTTATTCTATCAGGATAAGCAGTCGGGGGAAGTGCACTTCAGCTCAGCGTGCCACGCCTGGGGAAGCATGCCCGTGTACATGTTCTTGCATGCGATTCTGGGTGTACGCTCACTGAAACCCGGACATACCGTAGTAGAGATTTCTCCACGGCTCCTTGGCGGTCTTACCTGGGCGGAAGGTTCTATTCCGACGACATGCGGCGTTTTGGCTGTTCGGGTGGAACGCGAGACCGAGCATGCCTTAGAAATTCGGCTGAATCTGACAGTGCCCGAAGGAGTAACCGTCTTGTCTCAAGGTGTTTCTTATGGCGTAGGTAAGCATGTAGTGTATGTAGAATAA
- a CDS encoding sugar ABC transporter substrate-binding protein, which yields MSKRWLITSIIAATFSVSFLAGCAKNNKLSPQPEQGHVVQDSNKQGEAKPEAGAELLVWESKGPELDYLKAISASFEKEYGVKVKVEVVPAIDSVKKLTTDGPAGIGADVFSAPHDQLGNAVTAGLVLQNDVFNESARNEFMSSAIDGVSYKGVLYGFPTAIDTYALFYNKKLMEKAPKTYEEIVKFAETYNDPKNKKFAFMWDVRQLYQSYSFFAGYGGYVFGKNGTDATDIGLNSTKAIEGAKFFQSLKNILPLNVNDINDNIITGLFQEGKTAAVINGPWLMSGLSKVNFEYGVAPLPLLPNGEHPQSFSGIRGLYVNSYTKYPVAAKLFASYATSKENLINRFKMTTQLPPRKDLMNDPIIKNDANASAFLEQANYSTPMPSIPEMGNVWVPAGAALASIWNDNGDPATVLNNAVEQIKTAMKTKK from the coding sequence ATGTCCAAACGTTGGTTGATTACTTCAATTATTGCAGCTACTTTCAGCGTTTCATTCCTTGCTGGATGTGCGAAGAACAATAAGTTGTCGCCCCAGCCTGAACAAGGTCACGTGGTACAAGACAGCAATAAGCAAGGAGAAGCTAAACCAGAAGCTGGAGCGGAGCTGCTCGTATGGGAGTCCAAAGGTCCGGAACTGGATTATTTGAAAGCGATCTCAGCAAGCTTTGAGAAAGAATATGGCGTCAAAGTGAAGGTGGAAGTAGTTCCTGCTATAGACTCTGTGAAGAAACTTACGACAGATGGTCCTGCGGGAATCGGGGCTGATGTCTTCTCTGCACCTCACGATCAATTAGGCAATGCCGTTACGGCGGGACTTGTTTTACAGAATGATGTGTTTAACGAAAGCGCGCGAAATGAATTTATGTCTTCGGCCATTGACGGAGTTAGCTACAAAGGCGTGTTATACGGGTTCCCGACAGCGATTGACACTTATGCGCTTTTTTATAATAAAAAATTAATGGAAAAGGCTCCGAAAACGTACGAAGAGATTGTGAAATTTGCAGAAACCTATAACGATCCGAAAAACAAAAAGTTCGCCTTTATGTGGGATGTACGCCAGTTGTATCAATCCTATTCGTTTTTTGCAGGTTACGGCGGCTATGTTTTTGGCAAGAATGGTACGGATGCAACTGATATTGGTCTAAATAGTACCAAAGCGATCGAGGGGGCGAAGTTCTTTCAATCGTTAAAGAACATACTTCCGTTAAACGTTAATGACATTAACGATAATATTATCACAGGCTTGTTCCAAGAAGGGAAAACAGCTGCTGTCATCAATGGACCCTGGTTAATGTCTGGATTGTCCAAGGTGAACTTTGAGTATGGCGTTGCGCCGCTGCCGCTTTTGCCTAATGGCGAACATCCGCAAAGCTTTTCAGGCATTAGAGGGCTATACGTGAATTCGTATACCAAATACCCGGTTGCCGCCAAACTGTTCGCTAGTTATGCAACAAGCAAGGAGAATTTAATCAATCGCTTTAAAATGACGACGCAGCTGCCGCCTAGGAAAGATCTGATGAATGATCCGATCATTAAGAATGATGCCAATGCCTCGGCTTTCCTTGAACAAGCGAATTATTCGACGCCAATGCCGTCGATTCCGGAGATGGGGAATGTTTGGGTACCAGCAGGCGCTGCGCTTGCTTCCATCTGGAATGACAATGGGGATCCGGCCACAGTCCTGAATAACGCGGTAGAACAAATCAAGACAGCAATGAAGACTAAGAAATAA
- a CDS encoding alpha/beta hydrolase has product MNSSRLIELNGYYSKILNNYRSIYMYLPLSYETDQHKRYPVLYMHDGQHVFFEDQKGESWEVHSTVDKLVAQGKMQEIIIVAISHVEDARIAEYMHASPTGDNVFDVTNQGELYEQFLIQEVKPFVDRSLRTLTGKEHTALMGSSAGGLVSYNIGFRQSDTFGMIGALCPFFVSTDPGTMEERWLSHVYTEKKDLKIWMDVGDSEGFTVMEKHVRYVTDTLRGAGYEFGNDLMYYLAVDSGHSQKDWAARVHAPLIYFFGEIGTPVHVDLRGPEIVGIEGPKLTMNPVVHYDSGFLMTDLNAHYVVVDLEILEVTSDGKLLPKKAGKTTIQYRKGELTAALDITVVPYISETATVKVFVKVPEFTPKTDKLYAGLELPMIREGLYGGTFEVPREMSFEFRISRGLGQHEVDRHGQELPYRVFTTDDGLVLNYEVENWIDLAAAAHRGDQDGKQI; this is encoded by the coding sequence GTGAATTCATCAAGGCTCATTGAGCTTAATGGTTATTATTCCAAGATCCTTAATAATTACAGAAGTATATATATGTATTTGCCTCTTTCTTATGAAACAGATCAACATAAACGATATCCCGTTCTCTACATGCACGATGGTCAACACGTATTTTTCGAAGATCAAAAGGGTGAATCGTGGGAGGTTCATTCAACGGTAGACAAGCTGGTTGCGCAAGGGAAAATGCAAGAAATCATCATTGTGGCGATTTCGCACGTAGAAGACGCAAGGATTGCAGAATACATGCATGCAAGCCCGACCGGGGACAACGTTTTTGATGTAACTAATCAAGGCGAGCTTTACGAGCAGTTTCTCATTCAGGAAGTTAAACCGTTTGTCGATCGGTCACTCCGAACTTTAACGGGAAAAGAACATACGGCTCTTATGGGCTCGTCTGCGGGCGGTCTTGTGTCTTATAATATTGGCTTCCGTCAATCGGACACATTTGGAATGATAGGAGCCCTTTGTCCTTTCTTTGTGAGCACAGATCCTGGCACGATGGAGGAAAGATGGCTAAGCCACGTCTACACGGAAAAGAAGGACTTGAAAATTTGGATGGACGTTGGAGATTCGGAAGGCTTTACGGTCATGGAAAAGCATGTTCGTTACGTCACGGATACGCTTCGAGGAGCTGGGTATGAATTTGGGAACGATCTCATGTATTACCTGGCCGTCGATTCCGGCCACTCGCAGAAGGATTGGGCTGCAAGGGTTCATGCGCCGCTCATTTACTTTTTTGGAGAAATAGGCACTCCTGTTCACGTTGATCTGCGTGGCCCTGAGATTGTTGGCATAGAAGGGCCCAAGTTAACCATGAATCCGGTGGTACACTACGATAGTGGATTTCTGATGACGGATTTAAATGCACATTATGTCGTGGTTGATCTCGAGATATTGGAGGTTACATCAGACGGCAAGCTATTGCCGAAAAAAGCAGGGAAAACGACGATCCAATATAGGAAAGGCGAACTAACAGCTGCGCTGGATATCACCGTTGTACCCTATATCTCAGAGACCGCGACGGTTAAAGTGTTCGTTAAAGTGCCGGAATTCACGCCAAAAACCGATAAGCTGTATGCAGGCTTAGAGCTGCCGATGATTCGTGAAGGGCTGTATGGCGGAACTTTCGAGGTGCCCAGGGAGATGTCCTTTGAATTTCGAATTTCCAGGGGCTTGGGTCAGCATGAAGTAGACCGTCATGGCCAAGAACTTCCCTACCGCGTATTTACGACCGATGATGGATTAGTCTTGAATTACGAAGTGGAGAATTGGATAGATTTAGCTGCTGCGGCTCATAGAGGTGATCAGGATGGAAAGCAAATCTAG
- a CDS encoding sugar ABC transporter permease, with the protein MDLNQGALRHRTIAAICSTVFIGLGQLYNKQYLKGLAFLILSQLFFWNYYPIAFKGIRGFITLGDVPTQIINGKVVHGDHSIFMLINGLITLVVILLFLGFYLINIYDAQRNGRLRDEGGRVPGFMASVRQAKFKQFPYLLLLPAAFFVLFVTIIPLVFNVLIAFTNYSAPAHIPDRSLVDWVGFRTFYDLFAQKAWRFTFFGISVWNLIWAVASTSSVFLSGLILALMLNHPKIKFKKFWRTVFILPWAVPQFISILVFRVLLNGSFGPINEVIGKLEFSPVPWLSDPTMAKATILLVNLWFSTPFLMALMSGVLTTMPRDLYEAAEVDGASGKQKFIKITLPLVLLATAPILIMQFAFNFNNFNLIYLLTDGKPDSPSYYYAGSTDILISWIFKMTLNQSQFNVASAVSIIMFIFIAMFSLWNYKRMKSV; encoded by the coding sequence ATGGATTTGAATCAAGGCGCTCTACGACATCGAACGATAGCCGCTATCTGCTCCACTGTTTTTATTGGTTTAGGCCAGCTATATAACAAACAATATCTCAAAGGCTTGGCCTTCCTCATTCTGTCTCAATTATTTTTCTGGAATTATTATCCTATTGCTTTTAAGGGAATCAGAGGATTCATCACGCTTGGTGATGTGCCTACCCAAATTATCAATGGAAAAGTGGTGCATGGCGATCACTCTATTTTCATGTTAATAAATGGTCTAATTACACTCGTGGTTATCCTTTTGTTCCTAGGCTTCTACTTGATTAACATTTATGATGCCCAAAGGAACGGAAGACTGAGGGACGAAGGAGGCCGTGTTCCAGGATTCATGGCTTCCGTTAGACAAGCGAAGTTTAAACAGTTCCCGTATTTATTACTGCTGCCAGCGGCATTTTTTGTGCTCTTTGTGACGATTATCCCGCTTGTTTTTAATGTTTTGATTGCTTTTACGAACTACTCGGCTCCTGCTCATATTCCAGATCGATCCTTAGTCGATTGGGTAGGATTTAGAACTTTTTATGATTTATTTGCCCAAAAAGCTTGGAGGTTCACGTTTTTTGGCATTTCCGTTTGGAATCTCATATGGGCTGTAGCTTCTACTTCATCCGTCTTTTTGAGCGGGTTAATATTGGCACTGATGCTGAACCATCCTAAAATAAAATTCAAAAAATTTTGGAGAACCGTCTTTATTTTGCCTTGGGCCGTGCCGCAATTCATCTCCATCTTGGTTTTCAGGGTTTTATTGAATGGTTCGTTTGGCCCTATTAATGAAGTAATCGGCAAATTGGAATTTTCTCCGGTGCCTTGGTTATCCGATCCAACGATGGCGAAAGCGACGATTCTTCTCGTTAATTTATGGTTTTCGACGCCATTCCTTATGGCATTGATGTCCGGTGTTTTAACGACAATGCCACGCGACTTGTATGAAGCAGCAGAAGTTGATGGCGCGTCAGGGAAGCAAAAATTTATCAAAATCACTCTTCCGCTTGTCTTACTGGCTACCGCGCCCATATTAATTATGCAATTTGCCTTTAATTTCAATAACTTCAATTTGATTTATCTGCTTACGGATGGCAAACCAGACAGTCCGTCCTATTATTACGCGGGAAGCACGGATATTCTCATTTCGTGGATCTTTAAGATGACGCTGAATCAAAGTCAATTTAACGTCGCTTCCGCCGTATCGATCATTATGTTCATATTTATTGCGATGTTTTCCTTATGGAATTACAAGCGGATGAAGTCAGTCTAG